One uncultured Draconibacterium sp. genomic window, TTTTTATGTAACCATAAGTAATTGTAAGAACGGAAGCGCTTCCCCATGGAGCACCCGAAACAGCTGTAATACCTACGTGCCCGTTATTCATTATTGGATGCGACGGTAAGAAATCGACCAAATGGCTTGCAACACCAATCGGGCCAACTCCGGGACCACCACCACCATGAGGGATAGCAAAAGTTTTGTGCAAGTTCAAATGACAAACATCGGCACCAATCATTCGTGGATTGGTTAATCCAACCTGTGCATTCATGTTTGCACCGTCCATATATACTTGTCCTCCGTTGTCATGAATCACTTCACACATTTCAATAATCGACGATTCGAATACTCCGTGCGTTGATGGATAAGTTACCATAAACGATGACAAATTAGCTTTATGCAATTCTGCTTTTGAACGCAAATCATCCATGTCCACATTTCCCCGTTCGTCGCAGGCCACTACCACTACTTTCATTCCGGCCATTACTGCACTGGCCGGGTTTGTTCCGTGTGCCGATGAAGGAATTAGAACAATATCGCGTTGTTCGTCGCCTCGACTTTTGTGGTATTCATGAATCACCATTAATCCGGCATATTCGCCCGCAGCACCAGAATTTGGCATTAAACTTACATCGGCCATACCTGTAATTTCAGATAAATCGCGACGTAATTCCTCCATCATTTCATGGTAACCACGTGCCTGATTTTTAGGAATAAACGGATGCAAACCGGTAAATTCAATCCAGCTAAGCGGAAGCATTTCGGTAGCAGCATTTAACTTCATTGTGCACGATCCCAGAGAAATCATTGACTGAGTGAGCGAAATATCTTTTTTGGCCAGATTTTTTATGTATCGTAACATTTCAGTTTCCGAACGGTATTTATTAAATACTTCTTCGGTCATAAATTCCGATGTACGCCTAAACTGTTCCGCAACGGTATAACCTTCAGGATATTCCTGTGCCACCTGCCATTTTTTATTGGCAGCTTTTGCAAAAACTTCAATTATCCAGCCAATGTCTTCAGGGTTGGTTGTTTCATCAATACTAATACCCACATCTCCGTTTTCGAAGTAGCGGAAATTCATTTCCAACTCAAGCGACAACCACTCAATGTCTTCACGCATCACATGTTTTGGCAAAGCAAAACGGATGGTATCGAAAAACGTTTTATTTACCTGAGTATAACCCAGTTTTTCGATTTCGATGGTTAAAAATGCAGCAATGTTGTGTACACGTTCAGCAATTGATTTTATACCTTCCGGACCATGATATACACCAAAGAAACCTGCCATAATTGCCAATAAAGCCTGGGCTGTACAAATATTTGATGTTGCTTTTTCGCGTTTAATGTGTTGCTCGCGGGTTTGCAAAGCCATACGTAAAGCACGGTTGCCGTGTTTATCTTTTGTTATACCGATAATCCGCCCCGGCATATTTCGTTTGTATGCTTCTTTTGCGGTGAAGAATGCAGCGTGCGGTCCACCATAACCCATTGGCACACCAAAACGTTGCGAGTTACCAAAAACAATATCGGCACCCCACTCTCCCGGAGGAGTTAAAATGGCCAACGAAAGTAAATCGGCTGCCACCGCTACTTTAATGTCTTTTTCGTGTGCTTTTTCAACCAAAGCCGAATAATCTGTTATTTCACCATCGGAGTTTGGATATTGTACGATAACTCCAAATACACTGTCGTCAAATTGGAAACTATCTTTTGCCAAAATTTTCAATTCAAATCCTAATGGGAGAGCCCGGGTTTTTAAAACATCGTGAGTTTGTGGCCACATTTTATCGTCGACCAAAACTGTATTCACACCGTCTTTTACCATTTTTCGTGAACGAAGATTGGCCATCATTACCATGGCTTCGGCTGCTGCGGTCGATTCGTCGAGCAAAGAAGCATTGGCGATATCCATTCCGGTTAAACCGCAAATCATGGTCTGGAAGTTTAATAATGCTTCCAAACGCCCCTGCGAAATCTCTGCCTGATAAGGTGTATACGAAGTGTACCACACCGGATTTTCCAATACATTACGTAAAATTACTGCAGGAGTAATCGTATCGTAATACCCCATTCCGATGTAGGTGTTATATACCTTGTTTTTCGATGCCAGATCCAAAATTCTTCTGAAGTACTTTCGTTCCGATAAACCTTCATTTAATTTCAAAGGTTGCTGTAAACGGATGTTTGATGGAACAGTTTGTTCCAGTAATTCTTCCATTGAAGAAACACCTACTGCGTCAAGCATTTCTGCTATCTCGTTGTTACGCGGGCCAATGTGGCGGGTTACAAATCTATCCTGAGACATTTGTTGTAATTATTTTAGTGTAAATTTTCTGCAATTATATGAACTGTGATTGAATCAAAAAATGATTTTAAACCAGTTTACTTTCAGGTTAGGAAAGGATTGGTGCTTTTTTCGAATCCTATGGTTGTTTCCGGACCATGACCACAGTAAACTTTCGTATTATCAGGCAATTTAAACAGTTTTGTTTTTATATTCGAAATTAAATCGTTGTGATTTCCGCGTGGCAAATCTGTTCGTCCAATACTACCGTAAAAAAGAACATCGCCGGCAATTAGTACTCCGGCTTCCCGGTTGTAAAAAACCACATGCCCCGGTGTATGTCCCGGAATGTGCAACACTTCCAGGGTTGTATTCCCAAATTTTATTGTGTCATTTTCGCTTAAAAATGCATCGATTGGACGAACGGGTTCAACTTCAAATCCAAAACGATTTGCCTGCTCTTGTGCAGCTTCAATCCAAAATGCATCGTCGGCATGGGCATGCAAAGGAATACCATATTCATCACGAATAAATTCCACTCCCATAATGTGATCGAAATGACAGTGTGTATTTGTAATCTTAACCGGAGTTAGCTTATTATCAGCAATATAACTCCGTATTTCATCTTTCTCTTCATCGTAAAAAAATCCGGGATCGATAAATATACACTCGCCCGTTTCATCCGATATTACCAAACTATTCTCGCCCAATGGATTTACTACAAACTTTTCTATTCTAATCATTTACTAACTATTTACAGTACCTTTTAACATAGGAACAAAAACAAAGCCTCCATGTTTTTTCGAAGTGAAATCATTTTCAGCAACACGTGTAATTTCATACATTTCCTGACGCTGATTATCGCCAACAGGAATTACAAGGCTTCCTCCAATTTTTAGCTGAAGTTTAAGATCGGGTGGAACAATCGGCGCACCTGCAGTTACCAAAATTTTATCGAAAGGAGCTAAACCGGGCAATCCTTTATATCCATCGCCAAAAAAACAAGCGGGTTTGTACCCAATGGATGGCAAAAACTTTTGGACTTTTAAATACAATTCGCGCTGACGTTCAATGGTAAAAACCTTGGCTCCCATTTCCACCAACACGGCAGCCTGGTAACCCGATCCGGTACCAACTTCAAGTACCTTATCGTTTTTTTGAATGTTTAATAATTGGGTTTGAAACGCCACTGTATAAG contains:
- a CDS encoding MBL fold metallo-hydrolase, with translation MIRIEKFVVNPLGENSLVISDETGECIFIDPGFFYDEEKDEIRSYIADNKLTPVKITNTHCHFDHIMGVEFIRDEYGIPLHAHADDAFWIEAAQEQANRFGFEVEPVRPIDAFLSENDTIKFGNTTLEVLHIPGHTPGHVVFYNREAGVLIAGDVLFYGSIGRTDLPRGNHNDLISNIKTKLFKLPDNTKVYCGHGPETTIGFEKSTNPFLT
- the gcvP gene encoding aminomethyl-transferring glycine dehydrogenase, translating into MSQDRFVTRHIGPRNNEIAEMLDAVGVSSMEELLEQTVPSNIRLQQPLKLNEGLSERKYFRRILDLASKNKVYNTYIGMGYYDTITPAVILRNVLENPVWYTSYTPYQAEISQGRLEALLNFQTMICGLTGMDIANASLLDESTAAAEAMVMMANLRSRKMVKDGVNTVLVDDKMWPQTHDVLKTRALPLGFELKILAKDSFQFDDSVFGVIVQYPNSDGEITDYSALVEKAHEKDIKVAVAADLLSLAILTPPGEWGADIVFGNSQRFGVPMGYGGPHAAFFTAKEAYKRNMPGRIIGITKDKHGNRALRMALQTREQHIKREKATSNICTAQALLAIMAGFFGVYHGPEGIKSIAERVHNIAAFLTIEIEKLGYTQVNKTFFDTIRFALPKHVMREDIEWLSLELEMNFRYFENGDVGISIDETTNPEDIGWIIEVFAKAANKKWQVAQEYPEGYTVAEQFRRTSEFMTEEVFNKYRSETEMLRYIKNLAKKDISLTQSMISLGSCTMKLNAATEMLPLSWIEFTGLHPFIPKNQARGYHEMMEELRRDLSEITGMADVSLMPNSGAAGEYAGLMVIHEYHKSRGDEQRDIVLIPSSAHGTNPASAVMAGMKVVVVACDERGNVDMDDLRSKAELHKANLSSFMVTYPSTHGVFESSIIEMCEVIHDNGGQVYMDGANMNAQVGLTNPRMIGADVCHLNLHKTFAIPHGGGGPGVGPIGVASHLVDFLPSHPIMNNGHVGITAVSGAPWGSASVLTITYGYIKMMGAEGLTEATKVAILNANYIATALKDNYGILYTGENGRVAHELILECRHLKATAGITEEDIAKRLMDYGFHAPTLSFPVHGTLMIEPTESESKGELDRFISALNSIFEEVKEVESGAVDKDDNVLKNAPHTAQTVCADIWEHGYGREKAAYPLDWVRDNKYWVPVGRVDNAWGDRNLICTCGSPEEYDHFS
- a CDS encoding protein-L-isoaspartate(D-aspartate) O-methyltransferase; translation: MTYNDTPRHQGLRKRLVDGLKIKGIRNEQVLSAIGNVPRHLFMESSFINFAYKDQAFPIGAGQTISQPYTVAFQTQLLNIQKNDKVLEVGTGSGYQAAVLVEMGAKVFTIERQRELYLKVQKFLPSIGYKPACFFGDGYKGLPGLAPFDKILVTAGAPIVPPDLKLQLKIGGSLVIPVGDNQRQEMYEITRVAENDFTSKKHGGFVFVPMLKGTVNS